In Rhodoferax koreense, a genomic segment contains:
- a CDS encoding glutamate synthase subunit beta — translation MGKVTGFMEYGRIEEGYKPVPERLKHYKEFVVGLDEKQAKVQGARCMDCGTPFCNNGCPVNNIIPDFNDLVYRGDWQNAFAVLDSTNNFPEFTGRICPAPCEAACVLNVNDDAVGIKSIEHAIIDRAWEEGWVKPRPAQHKTGKKVAVVGAGPAGLAAAQQLARAGHDVTLFEKNDRVGGLLRYGIPDFKMEKSHIDRRVEQMKAEGVTIRTGVVVGAAKDPLGKGSKVTNWAKENITPEQLQKEFDAILLTGGAEQSRDLPVPGRDLDGIHFAMEFLPQQNKINAGDKLKAQLRADGKHVIVIGGGDTGSDCVGTSNRHGAASVTQFELLPQPPEVENRPLTWPYWPIKLRTSSSHEEGCEREFAISTKEFIGEKGKITGLKTVRIEMKDGKLAEVPGSEQILKADLVLLAMGFVSPVATMLDAFGVEKDARGNAKATTDFTGGYATSVPKVFAAGDVRRGQSLVVWAIREGRQGARAVDEFLMGYSDLPR, via the coding sequence ATGGGAAAAGTCACTGGCTTCATGGAGTACGGGCGGATCGAGGAAGGCTACAAGCCGGTCCCCGAACGCCTGAAGCATTACAAGGAATTCGTCGTCGGCCTCGATGAGAAGCAGGCCAAGGTCCAGGGCGCGCGCTGCATGGACTGCGGCACGCCGTTCTGCAACAACGGCTGCCCGGTCAACAACATCATTCCGGACTTCAACGACCTGGTCTACCGCGGCGACTGGCAGAACGCGTTCGCCGTGCTCGACTCGACGAACAACTTCCCAGAGTTCACCGGCCGCATCTGCCCCGCGCCCTGCGAGGCGGCCTGCGTGCTCAACGTGAACGACGACGCGGTGGGCATCAAGTCCATCGAACACGCCATCATCGACCGCGCCTGGGAAGAGGGCTGGGTCAAGCCGCGCCCGGCACAGCACAAGACCGGCAAGAAGGTCGCCGTGGTCGGTGCCGGCCCGGCCGGCCTGGCGGCGGCGCAGCAACTGGCCCGTGCCGGCCACGACGTCACGCTGTTCGAGAAGAACGACCGTGTCGGTGGCCTGCTGCGCTACGGCATTCCCGACTTCAAGATGGAGAAGAGCCACATCGACCGCCGCGTCGAGCAGATGAAGGCCGAGGGCGTGACGATCCGCACCGGGGTGGTCGTCGGCGCGGCCAAGGATCCGCTGGGCAAGGGCTCCAAGGTCACCAACTGGGCCAAGGAAAACATCACGCCCGAGCAACTGCAGAAGGAGTTCGACGCCATCCTGCTGACGGGCGGCGCCGAGCAGTCGCGTGACCTGCCGGTGCCCGGCCGCGACCTGGACGGCATCCATTTCGCGATGGAATTCCTGCCGCAACAGAACAAGATCAATGCCGGCGACAAGCTCAAGGCGCAACTGCGCGCGGACGGCAAACACGTCATCGTGATCGGCGGCGGCGACACCGGCTCCGACTGCGTGGGCACGAGCAACCGCCATGGCGCGGCCAGCGTCACGCAATTCGAATTGCTGCCGCAGCCACCCGAAGTGGAAAACCGTCCGCTGACCTGGCCCTACTGGCCGATCAAGCTGCGCACCAGCTCCAGCCATGAAGAAGGCTGCGAGCGCGAATTCGCCATTTCCACCAAGGAGTTCATTGGCGAAAAGGGGAAAATTACCGGTTTGAAGACCGTCCGCATCGAGATGAAGGACGGCAAGCTGGCCGAAGTGCCCGGTTCCGAGCAGATCCTGAAGGCCGATCTGGTGCTGCTGGCCATGGGCTTCGTGAGCCCCGTGGCCACCATGCTGGACGCCTTCGGGGTCGAAAAGGACGCGCGCGGCAACGCCAAGGCGACCACCGATTTCACCGGCGGTTACGCCACGAGCGTGCCCAAGGTGTTCGCCGCCGGCGACGTGCGCCGCGGCCAGAGCCTGGTCGTGTGGGCGATCCGCGAAGGCCGGCAGGGCGCGCGTGCCGTCGATGAGTTCCTGATGGGGTATAGCGATCTGCCACGCTGA